In Brienomyrus brachyistius isolate T26 chromosome 14, BBRACH_0.4, whole genome shotgun sequence, the following proteins share a genomic window:
- the LOC125707420 gene encoding dimethyladenosine transferase 2, mitochondrial-like produces the protein MSSHGPRLVLMGIRSTIGCLQIANDLRPSACIRIATHAHKRTYYLDSAYGGAGQTQQSKAELISPAPGLSQRNLSAAAGSLKSQFRPLCRYDFLDPEEVEESTRKALACRNLRHFIVDPDFAQLVANHLKGDLTERNAAIFECNPGPGVLTRALLNSGAQRVIGLESDKGFLKDLQALENSLDGQLEVVHCDFFKLDPLGHGTMKPPSMYSDKLFNDLGISEVPWTADVPVKVMGIFPQRNERSILWKLVYSLFERTSVFRYGRVQLIIFMSEKEYLKLVASPGDLKTYQPLGVLWQMACDIELLHKEPWTTFVTSAKRSSLTAQKTKLPNDHLCLVRLTPRPSLFSGNLTPANGATLIMMVKQCLTKKKALLIDQLNSWSPESGAKLLTELGLLEDIRTGHVFPEEYKILFESLHQSKEFTQSWLYDETLNTQTSVVL, from the exons ATGTCATCTCACGGCCCCAGGCTAGTGCTGATGGGGATACGGAGCACCATTGGCTGCCTACAGATAGCCAATGATCTCCGGCCGTCTGCATGTATACGAATCGCCACTCATGCCCACAAAAGAACTTACTACTTGGACTCGGCCTATGGAGGTGCTGGGCAGACTCAGCAGAGTAAAGCGGAGCTCATCTCACCTGCTCCAGGGCTCTCGCAGAGGAATCTGTCTGCTGCGGCTGGGTCGCTAAAAAGCCAGTTCCGCCCCCTGTGCAGATACGACTTCCTCGACCCGGAGGAGGTAGAGGAAAGCACACGCAAGGCACTGGCATGCAGAAACCTGCGGCACTTCATTGTGGATCCAGATTTTGCCCAGCTGGTAGCAAATCACCTGAAAGGAGACCTGACAGAGAGGAACGCTGCCATCTTTGAGTGCAATCCTG GTCCAGGGGTACTGACACGGGCTCTGCTCAATTCTGGGGCACAGCGGGTCATTGGTCTGGAGAGTGATAAGGGCTTCCTTAAAGATCTGCAG GCTTTGGAGAATAGTCTAGatgggcagctggaggtggtgcACTGTGACTTCTTCAAGCTGGACCCCCTCGGACATGGCACCATGAAGCCTCCGTCAATGTACTCTGACAAGCTCTTCAATGACCTGGGCATCTCTGAAGTTCCATGGACTGCTG ATGTTCCAGTGAAGGTGATGGGAATCTTCCCCCAGCGGAATGAGAGGAGCATTCTCTGGAAGCTGGTCTATTCCCTTTTCGAGCGCACGTCAGTTTTCCGCTATGGCCGTGTGCAGTTGATCATCTTCATGAGCGAGAAGGAGTATTTG AAACTGGTTGCTTCTCCAGGGGATCTGAAAACGTACCAGCCGCTTGGGGTTCTGTGGCAGATGGCTTGTGATATCGAGCTGCTCCACAAG GAACCATGGACAACTTTTGTGACCTCAGCAAAACGTAGTTCTTTGACAGCCCAAAAAACAAAG CTCCCGAATGACCACCTGTGTTTGGTAAGGCTGACCCCCCGCCCAAGTCTTTTTTCCGGGAATCTTACCCCTGCCAACGGAGCCACCCTGATTATGATGGTCAAGCAGTGCTTAACTAAGAAGAAAGCCCTACTCATTGATCAGTTAAA CTCATGGTCTCCAGAAAGCGGAGCAAAGTTGCTTACTGAGCTCGGTCTACTAGAGGACATCCGGACAGGTCACGTTTTCCCAGAAGAGTATAAAATCTTGTTTGAAAGTCTGCACCAGTCCAAGGAATTCACCCAGAGCTGGCTGTACGATGAGACCTTAAACACTCAGACCTCAGTCGTCCTGTAA
- the LOC125707419 gene encoding dimethyladenosine transferase 2, mitochondrial-like, whose protein sequence is MKRTRHLQMSAHGLRLLLMGIRSTIGCLQIANDLRLSACIRIATHAHKRTYYLDLAYGGAGQTQQSKAELISPAPGLSQRNLSAAAGSLKSQFRPMSRYNFLDPGDVDENTRKALACRYQRHFIVDPDFAQLVADHLKGDLTERNAAIFECNPGPGVLTRALLNSGAQRVIGLESDKGFLKDLQALEGSLDGQLEVVHCDFFKLDPLGHGTMKPPSMYSDKLFNDLGISEVPWTADVPVKVLGILPQRKERSILWKLICAIFERASVFRYGRVQLVMFMSEKAYLKLVAEPGNLKKYQSLSVLWQIACDIKLIQKVPISSFVISSKGHGIPVKNTKFPDEHLCLIMMTPRPNLFSSNLTHANGAALIVMVKQCMTKKKIQLIDHLKAWSPENGSKVLTDLGLLEDVQTGYVFPEQYRIVFESLHQTKDFKQSWIYNETLNIETTTIV, encoded by the exons ATGAAAA GAACACGTCATCTACAAATGTCAGCCCACGGCCTCAGACTACTGCTGATGGGGATACGGAGCACCATTGGCTGCCTACAGATAGCCAATGATCTCAGGCTGTCTGCATGTATACGAATCGCCACTCATGCCCACAAAAGAACTTACTACTTGGACTTGGCATATGGAGGTGCTGGGCAGACTCAGCAGAGTAAAGCGGAGCTCATCTCACCTGCTCCAGGGCTCTCGCAGAGGAATCTGTCTGCTGCGGCTGGGTCGCTGAAAAGCCAGTTCCGCCCCATGTCTAGATACAACTTCCTTGACCCaggtgatgttgatgaaaacaCACGTAAGGCACTGGCGTGCAGGTATCAGCGGCACTTCATTGTGGATCCAGATTTTGCCCAGCTGGTAGCAGATCACCTGAAAGGAGACCTGACAGAGAGGAACGCTGCCATCTTTGAGTGCAATCCTG GTCCAGGGGTACTGACACGGGCTCTGCTCAATTCTGGGGCACAGCGGGTCATTGGTCTGGAGAGTGATAAGGGCTTCCTTAAAGATCTGCAA GCTTTGGAGGGCAGTCTAGatgggcagctggaggtggtgcACTGTGACTTCTTCAAGCTGGACCCCCTCGGACATGGCACCATGAAGCCTCCGTCAATGTACTCTGACAAGCTCTTCAATGACCTGGGCATCTCTGAAGTTCCATGGACTGCTG ATGTTCCTGTGAAGGTGCTTGGAATATTGCCCCAAAGAAAAGAGAGAAGCATTTTATGGAAGCTCATATGCGCCATCTTTGAGCGCGCCTCCGTATTCCGTTATGGTCGAGTGCAGTTAGTCATGTTCATGAGTGAAAAGGCGTATTTG AAACTTGTGGCTGAACCAGGAAATCTCAAAAAATACCAGTCGTTGAGTGTATTATGGCAGATTGCTTGTGATATCAAGCTGATACAAAAG gTGCCAATAAGTTCTTTTGTGATATCTTCCAAGGGTCATGGTATCCCTGTCAAGAATACAAAA TTTCCAGATGAACACCTGTGCTTGATTATGATGACCCCTCGCCCAAACCTTTTCTCCAGTAATCTCACCCATGCCAATGGAGCGGCCTTGATCGTGATGGTGAAGCAGTGCATGACTAAGAAGAAAATCCAACTGATTGACCATCTGAA AGCATGGAGTCCAGAAAATGGGTCAAAGGTGCTGACTGACCTGGGTTTGCTAGAAGACGTCCAGACAGGATATGTGTTTCCTGAACAATACAGAATTGTGTTTGAAAGTCTGCATCAGACTAAGGACTTCAAGCAGAGCTGGATCTACAATGAGACTTTAAACATTGAAACAACAACCATTGTGTAA